ACAGGAGGAACAGGACCGTGTTTGCCACGTCGCCGGGAGTCGCCAGCTCCGGCAGCACGGCCTCCGCCTTCGCCTTGTCGACGAACCCGGGGGGAAGCGCCAGCGCCATCTCCGTCATGACCATGCCCGGGGCGACGGCGTTGACCGTGATCCCCTTGGAGCCCAGTTCCCGCGCCATGGTCTTCGTCAGCCCGATCAGGCCCGCCTTCGAGGCGGAGTAGTTCGCCTGCCCGAACTTCCCGCGGATCCCGTTGATCGAGGTGATGTTGACGATCCGCCCGTACCCGGCCTTCCGCATCGCGGGCGCCAGCGCGCGGATCATGTGGAACGCCCCCGTCAGGTTGACCGAGAGGACCGAGTCCCACTCGTCGTCGCTCATGTTGACGGCGCTGCGATCCCGGGTGATCCCGGCGTTGTTGACCAGCAGGGAGACGCCGGGGGGAAGCCCGGCAACCGCCTTCGCCACGCTGGCGGAGTCGGCGATGTCGGCCTGGTGGAACAAATACGGCGTCGCGTCGTCCCCCTTCCCCGGGGCGACGTCGAACACGTGCACGCGGACGCCGTGATCGATCAGGGCGCGGGTGATCGCCAGCCCGATTCCGCGGGCCCCGCCGGTCACTACCGCGATCCGTCCCTTCAGATTCAGGAAATCGCTCATGGCTCCCCCATTCCGGTGCCGTAAATTACGTATTGCAGTACTCCATTGCCTTGTTCCCTGTCAAGGACACCCTTTGATCCCGCCTACGGGACGAGGCCCGAACCGGAACGTATCGACGGCGGCAACGGTTTATCCCACACCGACTTGACTTCCAGGGTCAGCGTTCTCTTGACGGGTTCCGGGAGGGATGCGAGGCCGGGCTCGTCGAAC
The DNA window shown above is from Deltaproteobacteria bacterium and carries:
- a CDS encoding SDR family oxidoreductase; the protein is MSDFLNLKGRIAVVTGGARGIGLAITRALIDHGVRVHVFDVAPGKGDDATPYLFHQADIADSASVAKAVAGLPPGVSLLVNNAGITRDRSAVNMSDDEWDSVLSVNLTGAFHMIRALAPAMRKAGYGRIVNITSINGIRGKFGQANYSASKAGLIGLTKTMARELGSKGITVNAVAPGMVMTEMALALPPGFVDKAKAEAVLPELATPGDVANTVLFLLSDAARMITGEVIRVDAGQYV